ATCTTTTAAGAAGGTATAGACATCACCCGGCAAGCGCGAGTTGGCCACGAGTACTTGCGTTAAGTGCCAGGGGTCAAAAGATTCGGCGGCATCAATGGCTGCCATCAAAGCTTCTCTGCTCAGCGGGTAACGGGCCAGCAGCAAATCACGCAAATAGGCAGATTCTTCGTTGTGAATGTTTTGCAACAAATCAATAATATCTTCTGTTTCACCGCCATCAATGGTTACCTGGTAAAGCGCAAGTGCACTCTCAAGATTGCTGTCAGCGGTTGCCTGCTTCTCCATCAATGTTGCCAGCGGGTACTTTCCATCTCCTTGTGTAGTGAAATTACTCGGGCAGTGATTTTCAAAGTCGAGCAAAACTCCGTTGTACAAAATGTTGTGAGTAACCTCCATGTGTGCCTGCCCTTCCGGTTGAGGGTCTGTTACATCAAAAACCGGTTGGGTGGTAGGGTCGTCTTGCAGACACCAGTATTGAAACATCAAGCCTGAACCAGAGTTAGCACCGTACGTTTCATGTACACGGACATCACGATACGGAAAACTCGCCGGGTAGTTGGGATATGAAAAGACGTTGTTGGTAAGCCATTCTACCTGCAACCCTGAACCTTGATCGTCTCTCCATTCTGTTTCCGGGGTGAGGAAAATATCTGCGCGACCTGCCTCTGAAAACTGATTGCATCGGGCTTGCAATCCCATATTTCTGATGGGGCCTCTGTTGTTATTGACAACGCTGACACCTACATTCAACTTGTTGAAAGTGTTACGGTACACTTCATTGTCAACCTCAAGGTGAGAAAATGATGCATCCTTGTTGCTGTTGTCAACGATTAAGCCCGTGTTAACAGAAACCTCATCGGCAAAGAAGTTATTCTCTTCTACGGTAAAAAGATACGTGTTGGCCAGGTATGCTCCATACCCTCCTTCAGGGTAATTGCTGTTAAGTACGGGTATGTGGAAATTGTTGAAGGTGATATTTTCGCGGCTCACACCAAACACAATCATACCGCGTTGATTGTGTTGAAACTCCATCCTGCTTGCGGTGAAGTAGTCGTTTTCTGCCCCAACAACCAATACACCGTTGTAGAGTTGGTAAAAGCACTGGTGAACATTATCAGAAATGGGCAATGCATCATGAGCTGCCTCATAAGGCTCATTTTGACCGGTAACCCGAAAAGTGGCTTGCAATGCATAAAGACCCGTTCCGCGTTGGTCAATTTCAAAATCTGCAAACTGAGATGTATTTCGCCATGAACAGTTTCTGAAAGTTAC
This genomic stretch from Cryomorphaceae bacterium harbors:
- a CDS encoding T9SS C-terminal target domain-containing protein, producing MWLGVEVWGDPTAAQFPFSNQGYLHMTNNSVIEHAYIGAMAASRQGSTENNLFQFNETGGVIRAYNSRFRNNQRDVLVQNYLWLNSQGSVDPNRCYFENCDFLTDGLLNNPAIMPDYHVQLHRVQDVTFRNCSWRNTSQFADFEIDQRGTGLYALQATFRVTGQNEPYEAAHDALPISDNVHQCFYQLYNGVLVVGAENDYFTASRMEFQHNQRGMIVFGVSRENITFNNFHIPVLNSNYPEGGYGAYLANTYLFTVEENNFFADEVSVNTGLIVDNSNKDASFSHLEVDNEVYRNTFNKLNVGVSVVNNNRGPIRNMGLQARCNQFSEAGRADIFLTPETEWRDDQGSGLQVEWLTNNVFSYPNYPASFPYRDVRVHETYGANSGSGLMFQYWCLQDDPTTQPVFDVTDPQPEGQAHMEVTHNILYNGVLLDFENHCPSNFTTQGDGKYPLATLMEKQATADSNLESALALYQVTIDGGETEDIIDLLQNIHNEESAYLRDLLLARYPLSREALMAAIDAAESFDPWHLTQVLVANSRLPGDVYTFLKDNAILSPFFMQFIDDAQQNSGASLARLLHAEISQRCNEKSQTERAIHRHFLYHPDSIDHAAWNAYLESRPEPHYKLHRIGAYLRSGNTGMAQTLLDSLDVHPDRKGWVQFMINTATADSITEAHLATGWDFFYNAPLTLGDAWGWLYAQGATDSLPPQPVILDPKSMSSVSSKIEEKPERYLQAWPNPTKDRVVLTYPKEAEGLGMVQIFNLDGQLIREFAASDAGFQEIYVTGWPAGIYIAKLIVNNKNFDTVKISVVK